The Mytilus galloprovincialis chromosome 7, xbMytGall1.hap1.1, whole genome shotgun sequence genome has a window encoding:
- the LOC143083630 gene encoding uncharacterized protein LOC143083630 isoform X2, which translates to MDIEEVNTEWAILKSLIYQSNRLIDGALTWGSVFETFRDGLDNIKLVIDALLSLPPTSVNNETTFSRTKLSKGKRRGHLKTDTLKDLIQVEIETANVEQFNPKLDDYPFRQKKKSWLFQTITVNRDTPNKHSRPRNCCGWS; encoded by the exons ATGGATATAGAGGAAGTTAACACAGAGTGGGCCATTTTGAAATCTTTAATATATCAAAG TAACAGACTTATAGATGGTGCCTTGACATGGGGATCTGTGTTTGAAACATTCAGGGATGGCCTTGACAATATAAAGCTTGTTATAGATGCTCTGCTCAGTCTACCACCAACGAGTGTCAATAACGAAACTACATTCAGCAGAACCAAACTCAGCAAAGGCAAGAGGCGGGGTCATTTGAAGACGGACACATTGAAGGACTTGATCCAAGTCGAAATTGAGACTGCTAATGTTGAGCAGTTTAACCCAAAGCTGGATg ATTACCCCTTCAGACAGAAGAAAAAGAGTTGGCTATTCCAGACCATCACGGTTAACCGAGACACTCCAAACAAACACAGTCGACCAAGAAACTGTTGTGGTTGGTCATGA
- the LOC143083630 gene encoding uncharacterized protein LOC143083630 isoform X1, translating to MDIEEVNTEWAILKSLIYQRYSNRLIDGALTWGSVFETFRDGLDNIKLVIDALLSLPPTSVNNETTFSRTKLSKGKRRGHLKTDTLKDLIQVEIETANVEQFNPKLDDYPFRQKKKSWLFQTITVNRDTPNKHSRPRNCCGWS from the exons ATGGATATAGAGGAAGTTAACACAGAGTGGGCCATTTTGAAATCTTTAATATATCAAAG GTACAGTAACAGACTTATAGATGGTGCCTTGACATGGGGATCTGTGTTTGAAACATTCAGGGATGGCCTTGACAATATAAAGCTTGTTATAGATGCTCTGCTCAGTCTACCACCAACGAGTGTCAATAACGAAACTACATTCAGCAGAACCAAACTCAGCAAAGGCAAGAGGCGGGGTCATTTGAAGACGGACACATTGAAGGACTTGATCCAAGTCGAAATTGAGACTGCTAATGTTGAGCAGTTTAACCCAAAGCTGGATg ATTACCCCTTCAGACAGAAGAAAAAGAGTTGGCTATTCCAGACCATCACGGTTAACCGAGACACTCCAAACAAACACAGTCGACCAAGAAACTGTTGTGGTTGGTCATGA
- the LOC143083630 gene encoding uncharacterized protein LOC143083630 isoform X4, whose product MDIEEVNTEWAILKSLIYQRYSNRLIDGALTWGSVFETFRDGLDNIKLVIDALLSLPPTSVNNETTFSRTKLSKGKRRGHLKTDTLKDLIQVEIETANVEQFNPKLDDDCYQPRRRLQYR is encoded by the exons ATGGATATAGAGGAAGTTAACACAGAGTGGGCCATTTTGAAATCTTTAATATATCAAAG GTACAGTAACAGACTTATAGATGGTGCCTTGACATGGGGATCTGTGTTTGAAACATTCAGGGATGGCCTTGACAATATAAAGCTTGTTATAGATGCTCTGCTCAGTCTACCACCAACGAGTGTCAATAACGAAACTACATTCAGCAGAACCAAACTCAGCAAAGGCAAGAGGCGGGGTCATTTGAAGACGGACACATTGAAGGACTTGATCCAAGTCGAAATTGAGACTGCTAATGTTGAGCAGTTTAACCCAAAGCTGGATg atgatTGTTATCAACCAAGAAGAAGATTGCAGTACAGATGA
- the LOC143083630 gene encoding uncharacterized protein LOC143083630 isoform X3: MDIEEVNTEYSNRLIDGALTWGSVFETFRDGLDNIKLVIDALLSLPPTSVNNETTFSRTKLSKGKRRGHLKTDTLKDLIQVEIETANVEQFNPKLDDYPFRQKKKSWLFQTITVNRDTPNKHSRPRNCCGWS, translated from the exons ATGGATATAGAGGAAGTTAACACAGA GTACAGTAACAGACTTATAGATGGTGCCTTGACATGGGGATCTGTGTTTGAAACATTCAGGGATGGCCTTGACAATATAAAGCTTGTTATAGATGCTCTGCTCAGTCTACCACCAACGAGTGTCAATAACGAAACTACATTCAGCAGAACCAAACTCAGCAAAGGCAAGAGGCGGGGTCATTTGAAGACGGACACATTGAAGGACTTGATCCAAGTCGAAATTGAGACTGCTAATGTTGAGCAGTTTAACCCAAAGCTGGATg ATTACCCCTTCAGACAGAAGAAAAAGAGTTGGCTATTCCAGACCATCACGGTTAACCGAGACACTCCAAACAAACACAGTCGACCAAGAAACTGTTGTGGTTGGTCATGA